In the Sulfobacillus thermosulfidooxidans DSM 9293 genome, CCCAAATGCTGTGCAATCGGCTATCGTCATAGCCCCTGCCCGTCCCAAAAAAACATCGCTCATGCGATAAAACTTTTGAATCTCATAAAAGTATTCGAAGACCCGAACCTGTTTTGGGTTCCAAGTCGGAATATGGTTCAATTGCTCCATAATCCCCGTATAATACCGACGACCTGTTGCCCATAATAAGACCCATTCGGGATGTTCTTGAAATCGCGGCAAAAACTGTAACCAAAAACGGTTGATAGCCTCCGCCCCTTGACTCCCTCCCGTAGCCAATATCACAATCTGGTCA is a window encoding:
- a CDS encoding UDP-N-acetylglucosamine--N-acetylmuramyl-(pentapeptide) pyrophosphoryl-undecaprenol N-acetylglucosamine transferase translates to DQIVILATGGSQGAEAINRFWLQFLPRFQEHPEWVLLWATGRRYYTGIMEQLNHIPTWNPKQVRVFEYFYEIQKFYRMSDVFLGRAGAMTIADCTAFGLPSILVPSPHVSEDHQTKNAQVIANRQAGILIPEPDLLKRGETELIAILKDRDRRGKMASAALAIYDPLASEKIARTILEAHER